Proteins from a single region of Natrinema salifodinae:
- the uvrA gene encoding excinuclease ABC subunit UvrA, translated as MSKDYIEVRGAEEHNLKDLDVEIPREEFTVVTGLSGSGKSSLAFETVYAEGQRRYIESLSAYARNFLGQMDKPQVETVEGLSPAISIDQKNAANNPRSTVGTVTELHDYLRLLYARVGTPHCPQCGREVGEQSAQNMVERILELPEGTKAKLAAPVVRDQKGAFEDLFEELVSEGYARVEIDGEEHDLTLDDPDLDENFDHTVDVIVDRVKVSTEDRPRIVDSVETALDEADGVLKVILPDPPEEAAADLGEEARRTGALGDETDEDDRFVVEFSKDLACTHCGIDVPEIETRSFSFNSPHGACPECEGLGETKEVDEDLVIQDESKPLKHVFEAWSYNRSYYQTRLDAVATHFDVSLSTPFEDLDEDVQQAFLYGTDGQVLFKRHTKNGTRRKKKRFEGVIPNLERRYLETDSDSTREHIEDYMSVTECPACDGTRLKPASRAVLVDDTAITEINAMSIGDAREHFESMEADLTEREKVIAEEILKEIRARLGFMVEVGLEYLTLDREASTLSGGESQRIRLATQIGSGLVGVLYVLDEPSIGLHQRDNDRLLDTLEELRDLGNTLLVVEHDEETMRRADNVIDMGPGPGKRGGEVVANGSVEEVKATDGSVTGDYLSGRRQIPVPDERRDPEGAVTIRGARQHNLKDLDADIPLGCFTAITGVSGSGKSTLMHEVFYKGLAREMNDNTSVIPGDHDAIEGLDQIETVRLIDQSPIGRTPRSNPATYTSVFDYIRELFASTKLAKQRGYEKGRFSFNVKEGRCEECGGQGTVKIEMNFLSDVYVPCEECDGARYNDATLDVTYKGKTIADVLEMSVEEAYDFFESSSQIRRRLKLLKDVGLDYMKLGQPSTTLSGGEAQRIKLAEELGKKDSGETLYLLDEPTTGLHSEDERKLIDVLHRLTDNGNTVAVIEHELDLVKNADHVIDLGPEGGENGGEIVATGTPEDIARLEDSHTGRYLRDLLPKVDLEGPRGERVEPVSAPMDDD; from the coding sequence ATGAGCAAGGACTACATCGAAGTCCGCGGTGCGGAGGAGCACAACCTCAAGGACCTCGACGTCGAGATCCCCCGCGAGGAGTTCACCGTCGTCACCGGTCTCTCGGGTTCGGGCAAGTCCTCGCTCGCGTTCGAGACGGTCTACGCGGAGGGCCAGCGCCGGTACATCGAGAGCCTCTCGGCGTACGCCCGGAACTTCCTCGGCCAGATGGACAAGCCCCAGGTCGAGACCGTCGAGGGCCTCTCGCCGGCGATCTCGATCGACCAGAAGAACGCGGCGAACAACCCTCGCTCGACCGTCGGGACGGTCACGGAACTGCACGACTATCTGCGGCTGCTCTACGCCCGCGTCGGCACGCCCCACTGTCCCCAGTGCGGCCGCGAGGTCGGCGAGCAGTCGGCCCAGAACATGGTCGAGCGCATCCTCGAGCTCCCCGAGGGGACGAAGGCCAAGCTCGCGGCCCCGGTCGTCCGCGACCAGAAGGGCGCGTTCGAGGACCTCTTCGAGGAACTCGTCTCGGAGGGGTACGCCCGCGTCGAGATCGACGGCGAGGAACACGACCTCACGCTCGACGACCCCGACTTGGACGAGAACTTCGACCACACCGTCGACGTGATCGTCGACCGCGTGAAGGTCTCGACCGAGGATCGACCACGCATCGTCGACAGTGTCGAGACGGCCCTCGACGAGGCCGACGGCGTCCTGAAGGTCATCCTCCCGGACCCGCCAGAAGAGGCCGCCGCGGACCTCGGTGAAGAGGCCCGCCGGACCGGTGCACTGGGCGACGAGACCGACGAGGACGACCGCTTCGTCGTCGAGTTCTCGAAGGACCTCGCGTGTACCCACTGCGGAATCGACGTCCCCGAGATCGAGACCCGCTCGTTCTCCTTCAACTCACCCCACGGCGCCTGTCCCGAGTGCGAGGGCTTAGGCGAGACCAAGGAGGTCGACGAGGACCTCGTCATTCAGGACGAGTCCAAGCCGCTCAAGCACGTCTTCGAGGCCTGGAGCTACAACCGCTCGTACTACCAGACCCGCCTCGACGCCGTCGCGACCCACTTCGACGTCTCGCTGTCGACGCCGTTCGAGGATCTCGACGAGGACGTCCAGCAGGCCTTCCTCTACGGAACTGACGGACAGGTGCTGTTCAAGCGACACACCAAAAACGGCACCCGCCGGAAGAAGAAGCGCTTCGAGGGCGTCATCCCTAACCTCGAGCGCCGGTACCTCGAGACCGACTCCGATTCGACCCGGGAACACATCGAGGACTACATGTCGGTCACGGAGTGTCCGGCCTGCGACGGCACCCGCCTGAAGCCCGCCTCGCGCGCGGTGCTGGTCGACGACACCGCCATTACCGAGATCAACGCGATGAGCATCGGTGACGCTCGCGAGCACTTCGAGTCGATGGAAGCCGACCTCACCGAGCGCGAGAAGGTCATCGCCGAGGAGATTCTCAAAGAGATCCGAGCGCGACTCGGATTCATGGTCGAGGTCGGCCTCGAGTACCTCACGCTCGACCGCGAGGCTTCCACCCTCTCGGGCGGCGAGAGCCAGCGCATCCGGCTCGCGACTCAGATCGGCTCCGGCCTGGTCGGCGTCCTCTACGTGCTCGACGAGCCCTCGATCGGGCTCCACCAGCGGGACAACGACCGGCTGCTCGACACATTGGAGGAGCTGCGCGACCTCGGCAACACCCTGCTGGTCGTCGAACACGACGAGGAGACGATGCGCCGCGCGGACAACGTCATCGACATGGGGCCCGGCCCCGGCAAGCGCGGCGGCGAGGTCGTCGCCAACGGCTCCGTCGAGGAGGTCAAAGCCACCGACGGCTCCGTGACCGGCGACTACCTCTCCGGTCGCCGGCAGATCCCGGTGCCGGACGAGCGACGCGATCCCGAGGGTGCCGTGACGATCCGCGGCGCGCGCCAGCACAACCTCAAGGATCTCGACGCCGACATCCCGCTTGGCTGTTTCACCGCGATTACCGGGGTCTCCGGCTCCGGGAAGTCCACGCTGATGCACGAGGTGTTCTACAAGGGCCTCGCTCGTGAGATGAACGACAACACGAGCGTGATTCCGGGCGATCACGACGCCATCGAGGGACTGGACCAGATCGAGACGGTCCGCCTGATCGATCAGTCGCCGATCGGCCGCACGCCGCGGTCGAACCCCGCGACCTACACCAGCGTCTTCGACTACATTCGAGAACTGTTCGCCTCGACGAAGCTCGCGAAACAGCGCGGCTACGAGAAGGGTCGATTCTCCTTCAACGTCAAGGAGGGCCGCTGCGAGGAGTGTGGCGGACAGGGCACGGTGAAGATCGAGATGAACTTTCTGAGCGACGTGTACGTCCCCTGCGAAGAGTGCGACGGCGCGCGCTACAACGACGCCACGCTCGACGTCACCTACAAGGGGAAAACGATCGCCGACGTCCTCGAGATGTCGGTCGAGGAGGCCTACGACTTCTTCGAGTCCTCGAGCCAGATCCGCCGCCGGCTCAAGCTGCTGAAGGACGTCGGCCTCGACTACATGAAACTCGGCCAGCCCTCGACCACGCTGTCGGGCGGCGAGGCCCAGCGGATCAAGCTCGCCGAGGAACTCGGCAAGAAGGACTCGGGCGAGACGCTCTACCTGCTCGACGAGCCGACGACCGGGCTGCACAGCGAGGACGAGCGCAAACTCATCGACGTGCTCCACCGGCTGACCGACAACGGCAACACCGTCGCCGTCATCGAGCACGAACTCGACCTCGTCAAAAACGCCGACCACGTCATCGACCTCGGCCCCGAGGGCGGCGAGAACGGCGGCGAAATCGTCGCGACGGGAACGCCGGAGGACATCGCGCGGCTCGAAGACTCCCACACCGGCCGCTACCTGCGGGATCTGCTCCCGAAGGTGGATCTCGAAGGGCCCCGCGGCGAGCGCGTCGAGCCCGTGTCGGCGCCGATGGACGACGACTGA